From one bacterium genomic stretch:
- the ychF gene encoding redox-regulated ATPase YchF: MGFTLGIIGLPNVGKSTVFNALTKLHVPAENFPFCTVRPNVGMVSIKDSRLNELSKLIDAVETISTTIEFIDIAGLVRGASKGAGLGNQFLSHIQEVNGLAQIIRAFIDQNVSHIEGEICPQKDINIINIELILKDLETIEKRINKITPYLKTKDKIYKEEIEVLNKLKTHLDSENPVRGLHLDEKEKEFVKTYGLLTAKPIIYVANINENTPDELIGQVKLKGLKEGLEVIILNAKLEVELLEDFDEDEAQRFREELGIQESGLQKLAQSGYKALNLITFFTVANRKLRAWTIEKNTLAAKAAGKIHTDMEKGFICAEVIPYQKLKEIGSWTKAKEMGEIKHEGREYCVCDGDVITFKFNP, encoded by the coding sequence ATGGGCTTTACCTTAGGGATTATTGGGCTGCCAAATGTAGGTAAATCTACTGTTTTCAACGCCTTAACCAAACTACATGTCCCCGCAGAAAATTTTCCTTTCTGTACAGTAAGACCAAATGTAGGTATGGTAAGTATAAAAGATAGTCGTCTAAACGAATTGTCGAAATTAATCGATGCGGTGGAAACAATCTCAACAACTATTGAATTTATTGACATCGCGGGTTTGGTTCGTGGAGCAAGTAAAGGAGCAGGACTGGGAAATCAATTTCTATCTCATATTCAGGAAGTAAATGGACTTGCTCAGATTATTCGTGCCTTCATCGACCAGAATGTCTCGCATATTGAGGGAGAAATCTGTCCACAAAAGGATATTAATATTATAAATATCGAACTAATTTTAAAAGACCTGGAGACGATTGAAAAACGGATAAATAAAATAACCCCATATCTTAAAACAAAAGATAAAATCTATAAAGAAGAAATAGAGGTTCTAAATAAACTTAAAACTCACTTAGATTCCGAAAATCCAGTGAGGGGATTGCACCTTGACGAAAAAGAAAAGGAATTTGTCAAAACTTATGGACTACTTACGGCTAAACCGATAATTTATGTGGCAAATATTAATGAAAATACACCTGACGAGTTAATTGGTCAGGTTAAACTCAAGGGATTAAAAGAGGGATTAGAGGTAATTATCTTAAATGCTAAATTGGAAGTAGAATTATTAGAAGATTTCGATGAAGATGAGGCACAAAGATTTAGAGAAGAACTCGGTATTCAAGAATCTGGCTTACAAAAATTAGCTCAATCAGGATATAAGGCACTTAATCTCATCACCTTTTTTACGGTGGCAAATAGAAAACTTCGAGCCTGGACGATTGAGAAAAATACATTAGCCGCAAAAGCCGCCGGGAAAATACATACGGATATGGAAAAAGGATTTATATGTGCTGAGGTTATTCCATATCAAAAATTGAAAGAAATAGGTTCGTGGACAAAGGCAAAAGAAATGGGCGAAATTAAGCACGAAGGCAGAGAATATTGTGTTTGTGATGGAGATGTTATTACTTTTAAATTTAATCCTTAA
- the rpsF gene encoding 30S ribosomal protein S6 yields the protein MRCYECMLIVNSQVKEEEVEKLIKKVEKIVEKHSGEIKKVTKLGLKKLANPIKHKREGIYYLLNLEIDPVSIKEYENILKLSNIVLRFLTQTSTAPVVETQPVKEEPIKEEA from the coding sequence TTGAGATGTTATGAATGTATGTTAATTGTTAACTCACAAGTAAAAGAAGAAGAGGTCGAAAAGTTAATCAAAAAGGTAGAAAAAATAGTCGAAAAACATAGTGGAGAAATTAAAAAGGTAACAAAACTGGGGTTAAAAAAATTAGCAAATCCCATTAAACATAAAAGGGAAGGGATTTATTACCTGCTAAATTTAGAAATTGACCCTGTCTCAATTAAAGAATATGAAAATATTCTGAAACTCTCTAATATCGTTTTAAGATTTCTTACCCAAACATCAACTGCACCAGTAGTTGAAACACAACCAGTAAAGGAAGAACCAATAAAGGAGGAAGCATAG